Proteins encoded in a region of the Rickettsia bellii RML369-C genome:
- a CDS encoding DNA-binding protein — MEKFTDYLKEKLQNEETLIAYINEALEQYSLDHNKELFLVTLKEAIIAKGGVTKISREAHINRQHLYKMLSSKGNPSFDNVRTLLSVLGLQLKVEVCTL, encoded by the coding sequence ATGGAAAAGTTTACAGATTATTTAAAAGAAAAATTACAAAATGAAGAAACATTGATAGCTTATATTAATGAGGCCTTAGAGCAATATTCTCTAGACCATAATAAGGAGTTATTTCTTGTTACTTTAAAAGAAGCTATTATAGCAAAAGGAGGAGTCACCAAAATATCTAGAGAGGCTCATATAAATAGGCAGCATTTATATAAAATGTTATCTAGTAAAGGAAACCCAAGTTTTGATAATGTTAGAACTTTATTGAGTGTTTTGGGATTACAATTGAAAGTAGAGGTCTGCACACTTTAA
- a CDS encoding type II toxin-antitoxin system RelE/ParE family toxin, producing MLQKSLLIYRLSCHYKNIQGKLYELRFFFSRGYRIYFTEKNNEIILLLNAGDKDTQSKDIKKALEIMEEIYK from the coding sequence TTGCTACAAAAATCATTATTAATATATAGGCTTTCGTGCCATTATAAAAATATACAAGGAAAATTATATGAGCTAAGATTTTTCTTTAGCAGGGGTTATAGAATATATTTTACTGAAAAAAATAACGAAATTATACTTTTGTTAAATGCAGGTGATAAAGATACACAAAGTAAAGATATTAAAAAAGCCTTAGAAATAATGGAAGAGATTTATAAATAA
- a CDS encoding ribbon-helix-helix protein, CopG family gives MAKSITTSIRLELSLNKKLEKAAHDLHRGKNWLITEAILMYLKQLENSSLAEEAKQQSLLVSKMEKSDNDLWETNSDQTNWIF, from the coding sequence ATGGCAAAAAGTATTACAACCAGTATACGTTTAGAATTAAGTTTAAATAAAAAACTAGAAAAAGCAGCTCATGATTTACATCGTGGTAAAAACTGGTTAATTACTGAAGCAATACTTATGTATCTTAAACAATTAGAAAATTCAAGCCTAGCTGAAGAAGCTAAACAGCAATCTTTGTTAGTTAGTAAAATGGAAAAGTCTGATAATGATTTATGGGAAACAAATAGTGATCAAACAAATTGGATTTTTTAA
- a CDS encoding type II toxin-antitoxin system PemK/MazF family toxin gives MVSQDLQFIVQSDLFNETHASITICPIITYLLEAPLFRLSLIPSKLTGLISESQIMIDKIITIKSEKIDRKIGKLSSNEMIKLDNALKLWLNLS, from the coding sequence ATGGTAAGCCAAGACCTGCAGTTTATTGTTCAATCTGATTTATTTAATGAAACTCATGCAAGTATAACAATCTGCCCTATAATAACATATTTGTTAGAAGCTCCATTATTTCGCCTTTCATTAATACCTTCAAAGCTAACAGGTCTTATTTCAGAATCTCAAATTATGATTGATAAAATCATTACTATTAAGTCTGAAAAAATTGACAGAAAAATCGGAAAATTATCATCTAATGAGATGATTAAATTGGATAATGCTCTTAAGTTATGGTTAAACTTAAGTTAA
- a CDS encoding class I SAM-dependent methyltransferase, protein MITKSIQYYDNNAQSFYDKTINLDLSDSYKEFISYLPEKAHILDAGCGAGRDTKYFLSQNYQVTAFDGSSEMVKLASKATGIDILHLSFQDMDFENIFDGVLAQASLLHVPYSETKDVYKKIHRALKPDGIFYACYTHGDDLVQADDRDFYNMNEDIVKPYFDGLFDVIKMWTSEDGRISASKDKLWFNFIVKKIYL, encoded by the coding sequence ATGATAACAAAAAGTATACAATATTATGATAATAATGCACAGTCGTTTTATGATAAAACGATTAATCTAGATTTATCTGATAGCTATAAAGAGTTTATAAGTTATTTACCTGAGAAAGCACATATTTTAGATGCAGGGTGCGGAGCAGGGCGTGATACAAAATATTTTCTAAGTCAAAATTATCAAGTAACTGCTTTTGATGGTTCAAGCGAAATGGTAAAATTAGCTTCAAAAGCAACGGGGATTGATATTCTGCATTTAAGTTTTCAGGATATGGATTTTGAAAATATATTTGATGGAGTTTTGGCTCAAGCTTCATTACTCCATGTTCCTTATAGTGAAACAAAAGATGTTTACAAAAAAATTCACAGGGCATTGAAACCAGATGGAATTTTTTATGCTTGTTATACTCATGGGGATGATTTAGTGCAAGCTGATGACCGAGATTTTTATAATATGAATGAAGATATAGTAAAACCTTATTTTGATGGGCTTTTCGATGTAATTAAAATGTGGACAAGCGAAGACGGTAGAATCTCCGCAAGTAAAGATAAATTATGGTTTAATTTTATTGTTAAGAAAATATACCTTTAA
- a CDS encoding lysozyme, which translates to MLALQLAKVLIKQFESLQLTPYYCPAGLKTIGYGHVIKPHEMLHLANKITEEDAEKLLDADIAEVNCVLYKYCHSSLNINQQVALISFIFNCGSTAFKNSTLLKKLNQNKYLEAADEFLKWIYVKGKKLKGLVKRRQIERAIFLGKNTTEN; encoded by the coding sequence ATGCTTGCCCTACAACTTGCTAAAGTCTTAATTAAACAATTTGAATCTCTACAACTAACTCCTTATTATTGCCCAGCAGGACTTAAAACAATTGGTTATGGTCATGTAATAAAACCTCATGAAATGTTACATTTAGCTAATAAAATAACTGAAGAAGATGCTGAAAAATTACTTGATGCAGATATAGCAGAAGTAAATTGTGTTTTATATAAATACTGCCACAGTTCTTTAAACATTAATCAACAAGTAGCATTAATTTCTTTCATCTTCAATTGTGGTAGCACAGCATTTAAAAATTCTACATTGCTTAAAAAACTCAACCAAAATAAATATCTAGAAGCTGCTGATGAATTTCTTAAATGGATTTATGTTAAAGGTAAAAAATTGAAAGGGCTTGTTAAACGTAGACAAATTGAGAGAGCTATATTCTTAGGTAAAAATACAACCGAAAATTAA
- a CDS encoding RP671a family tick cell line-upregulated protein, giving the protein MNNTEEEQILTSEYQFDEEEEKRLKSQNSKKELKLILLTFAIILTSFLTFCYFFFSYVEEKTAEYKLQQEAESKEANNKI; this is encoded by the coding sequence ATGAACAATACAGAAGAAGAGCAAATTTTAACGTCTGAGTATCAGTTTGATGAAGAGGAAGAAAAACGATTAAAATCTCAAAATTCAAAAAAAGAGCTTAAATTAATATTGCTAACTTTTGCAATAATTTTAACCAGTTTTTTAACTTTTTGTTATTTCTTTTTTAGTTATGTAGAAGAAAAAACAGCAGAGTATAAATTACAACAAGAAGCAGAATCTAAGGAAGCTAATAACAAAATATAA
- the pbpC gene encoding penicillin-binding protein 1C, whose amino-acid sequence MSLKIKLFLITIISGIILYFVIPPTPLLEKVSFSQRVFDRNGELMRISLSKDDKYRIFTPLDEVPQSFIEAVLLYEDKHFYKHFGINPSSLIKAFYSTYLKNDRKIGGSTITMQVARLKYRINSATIFGKIHQIIKAIHIELHYSKDEILTAYLNLVPYGSNIEGISASSYIYFNRDLKSLNLIDILSLAVIPQNPLKRGGNNINILDMRKYLFTKWLETHPQDIIYKELINLPIKFSQSKNLPFIAPHFTLDILADNNSLVIYTTIDKSLQTILEKQVQLYVNDQKKYGINNAAVMLVDFTTMEVLASVGSSNFFNNDICGQINGVKSSRSPGSSLKPFVYALSFDQSLIHPLTLLKDTPTYYDNYKPENFDSRFAGGLSAKESLIKSRNVPVIFLASKLKNPNFYEFLQQTKISNLRKPESYGLSIVLGTAEVTLEELTTLYAMLANLGVYEPVRKVLDLSFPQKRESSAIILQFDNDMTKLLDSRFCGNDIPETHLNLLSPEASYLTLDIIKDTTRPLNYNTKINIPVYWKTGTSSSFRDGVSVGIFGKYVLAVWVGDFKGQTHGSFTGNGSAAPLFFNIIESIIDPNKDKDLIAAKINDLNITKVKVCADTGDLDNDMCPVKTKTLFIKGKSPIKQSGIYRKMLIDLKTGMPACNFIEGQTEYKIVNLWPTDMLSVYQKAGIHILPKPIPANYCNSLINWYHQKPKITHPLKNSIYSIKNSDNIILNAIGDNKTNNIFWFVNNELIAVAKPNEAVKWKAKIGEFVIRAINDSGQSDSVKIYIKY is encoded by the coding sequence TTGTCCCTTAAAATCAAACTATTTCTTATTACAATAATTAGCGGTATAATATTATACTTTGTCATTCCTCCTACTCCTTTGCTTGAAAAGGTAAGTTTTTCGCAAAGAGTATTTGATAGGAATGGCGAGTTAATGCGTATCTCGCTTTCTAAGGATGATAAATATCGGATATTTACTCCGCTTGATGAAGTGCCGCAAAGTTTTATAGAAGCAGTTTTATTGTATGAGGATAAGCATTTTTATAAACATTTCGGTATTAATCCCAGCTCTTTAATCAAAGCTTTTTACTCTACTTATCTAAAAAATGATCGTAAAATAGGCGGGTCTACTATAACAATGCAAGTAGCACGGCTGAAATATCGTATAAACTCTGCTACTATTTTCGGTAAAATTCATCAAATTATCAAAGCTATTCACATAGAGTTACATTATTCAAAAGATGAGATTTTAACGGCTTATCTAAATTTAGTACCTTATGGTAGTAATATTGAAGGGATATCGGCGAGTAGCTATATTTATTTTAATCGTGATCTAAAAAGTTTAAACCTAATCGATATTCTAAGCTTAGCTGTTATCCCGCAAAATCCGCTGAAACGAGGTGGTAATAATATAAATATTTTAGACATGCGAAAATATTTATTTACTAAGTGGCTAGAAACTCATCCGCAAGATATTATTTATAAAGAATTGATAAATTTACCGATTAAATTTAGCCAAAGTAAAAACCTACCTTTTATTGCACCACATTTTACTTTAGATATATTAGCAGATAATAATAGTCTAGTAATTTATACTACTATTGATAAAAGCCTACAGACTATTTTAGAAAAGCAGGTGCAGCTATATGTTAATGATCAGAAAAAATATGGCATAAATAATGCTGCTGTTATGCTTGTTGATTTTACCACAATGGAGGTACTTGCAAGTGTTGGCTCTAGCAATTTTTTTAATAACGATATTTGCGGGCAAATTAATGGTGTTAAGAGTTCTAGATCTCCTGGCTCTAGCTTAAAGCCTTTTGTATATGCACTTAGTTTTGATCAGTCATTAATACATCCATTAACATTACTAAAAGATACTCCTACTTACTATGATAATTATAAACCAGAAAATTTTGATAGTAGATTTGCTGGTGGCTTAAGTGCTAAAGAGTCATTAATAAAAAGCCGTAATGTACCCGTTATATTCCTTGCATCTAAATTAAAGAATCCGAATTTTTATGAATTTTTGCAACAAACAAAAATCAGTAATTTACGAAAACCTGAAAGCTATGGATTGTCTATAGTCCTTGGTACAGCGGAAGTTACTTTAGAGGAGCTTACTACTCTTTATGCTATGCTAGCTAATTTGGGGGTTTACGAGCCAGTTAGGAAAGTGCTAGATTTGTCATTCCCGCAAAAGCGGGAATCCAGTGCTATAATATTACAGTTTGATAATGATATGACAAAATTACTAGATTCCCGCTTTTGCGGGAATGACATACCTGAAACTCATCTAAACCTATTATCACCTGAAGCAAGTTACTTAACGCTTGATATTATTAAAGATACTACAAGACCACTTAATTATAATACAAAAATAAATATACCGGTTTATTGGAAAACGGGAACTTCTAGCTCGTTTAGAGATGGGGTTAGTGTTGGAATATTTGGGAAATATGTACTTGCTGTTTGGGTTGGAGATTTTAAAGGGCAAACTCATGGATCATTTACTGGTAATGGTTCTGCTGCACCTCTATTTTTTAATATTATAGAATCAATAATTGATCCAAATAAAGACAAAGATTTAATTGCTGCCAAGATAAATGATTTAAATATTACTAAGGTAAAAGTTTGTGCTGATACGGGTGATCTTGATAATGATATGTGTCCAGTGAAGACCAAGACTTTATTTATTAAAGGTAAATCGCCAATAAAACAATCAGGCATTTATAGAAAAATGTTGATAGATCTAAAAACTGGTATGCCGGCTTGTAATTTTATCGAAGGACAAACAGAATATAAAATCGTAAATTTATGGCCAACAGATATGTTATCAGTTTACCAAAAAGCCGGTATACATATATTACCAAAACCAATACCGGCAAATTATTGTAATAGTTTGATAAATTGGTATCATCAGAAACCTAAAATTACGCATCCGTTAAAAAATTCCATATACTCAATCAAAAATAGTGATAATATAATTTTAAACGCAATTGGTGATAATAAAACTAATAATATTTTTTGGTTTGTTAATAATGAACTAATAGCAGTTGCTAAGCCAAATGAAGCAGTAAAGTGGAAAGCAAAAATTGGCGAGTTTGTTATTAGAGCCATTAATGATAGTGGTCAAAGCGATAGCGTAAAAATTTATATCAAATATTAA